In the genome of Salana multivorans, the window CGCGTGCTGAGCACCGCGCCCTCGTGGAGCATGTGCCGCGGCACGAGGACGGGACACACGCGCGCCGCTCCGCCCGCCCGGTAGAACGCCTCCTCGGCGAACACGTGGGAGTGTCCCGACCCGAAGACGAAGAGCTGACCGTCGCGGGCGAAGGCCGCCGAGACGAGCGCGGCCGCATCCGCGACCGCCTCGAGGTTGAGCTCGACGGCGGCCCGGAGCGTCTCCTCGACCACCGTGAGGTACCTGACCTCGGCCGTCTCCACGGCGTCGACGGCGGCGCTCACTTGGTCGCCCCCGCGATCAGACCGCCGACGAAGAAGCGCCCGACGGCCAGGAACAGCAGGACGGTCGGCAGGAGCGTGAACAGCGTCGCGGAGGTCACGAGCCCCCAGTCGACCGTGTACTGCCCGATGATCGCCTTGAGCCCCACGGGCAGCGTGTCGAGACCGTCCGACATGATGAACTGCGACGCGAACACGAACTCGGTCCAGGAGAAGACGAACGAGTAGACCGCGACCGTCGCGACACCCGGCAGCAGCAGCGGCAGGACGATCTGGAACATGGTCCGCAGGGGACCGGCTCCGTCGAGGGCGGCCGCCTCGTCGATCTCGATCGGGATGGCGAGGATGAACCCCCGCAGGAGCCACGTGCAGAAGGGCGCCGTGAACGCGACGTTGACGAGCACCAGGCCGGCGTGGCTGTCGATGAGCCCGAGCTGGGCGAGCGTGACGTACAGCGGGACGATGAGCAGCGTGCCGGGGATCATGTAGGACAGGAGCACGACGCCCGAGATCTTCCCGGCGCCGGGCACCCTGAGCCGGTCGAGGCCGTAGGCCGCGGCGATCGACACCACGAGCGTCACGACCGTCGTCCCGATCGCGACCACGAAGCTGTTGGAGAGGAACAGCGGGTACTTCGTCGTCGCGAAGAGCCGCTCGAAGTTCTCCAGCGTCCACTCGCGCGGCAGGAGCGTCGGGCTGGTGCTGATGAGCTCGCTGCGGGGCTTGAAGCTCGAGACCGTGATCCAGTAGATCGGCCCGAGCACGACGAGCGTGAGCAGCGCCATGACGACGACCCGCGGGATGGCGCGCACCGCGCGTCCCGGTGTGGTGAGTGCGGACATCACAGCTCCTTCGGCCGCGCGAACCGGACGAACAGCAGCGCGGCGATGCCGAGCACGATCACCGTGAGCACGCTGGCGGCAGCCGCCTCGCTGGCCCGGAACGCGCTGAACGCGGTGTTGTAGACGTAGACCGGCAGCGTCGTCGTCGCGTCGGCCGGACCACCCTCGGTGATGAGGAAGATCGTGTCGAGGATGTTGAACGACCAGAGCGAGCCGACGAGGGCGACGGCGAACAGGACGGGTTGCAGCAGGGGGAACGTGACGGCCCAGAAGGTCTGCCACGCGTTGGCGCCGTCGATCGTCGCCGCCTCGATCACCTCGCCGGGCACCGTCGCGAGGGCGCCGTAGACGACGACGGCCGTGAGCGGGAACCAGTGCCAGCTGTTGACGAGGATGATGACCGGCAGCGCCCAGACCGGGTTGCCGAACGGGGAGCCGAGGTCGATCCCGACGGCCTCGAACGCCTTGTACACGACCCCGTAGCTGGAGTTGAGCATCCACTGCCAGATGATCGTGACCGCCACGGTGGGCACGACCCACGGCAGCATCACCCAGACGCGCGCCGAGCGAGCCCACCAGCCGCGCCGCTGCATGAGCAGCGCGGCGCCGAAGGCGAGGACGGTCTGCACCGCCATGTTGCCGATCAGCCAGAGCCCGGAGCGCCGCAGGGCGGCCCAGAAGGACGGATCGCCGACGACCTTGGCGTAGGTCTCGAACGCGACGAAGTCGGAGTCGCTCCCGATGAGCCGCTGGTCGCGCAGGCTCGTCCAGACCGCGTTGAGGAGCGGGTAGGCGATCACCACGAGCATGATGACGACGATCGGCGCGACGAGCGCGTAGCCCAGCGCCATCTCCCTCGGTCCCAGCCGGCCCCGTGGCCGGGGGTGACGGGCCCCGCGCACCCGCGCGGAACCCGTCACCCGTGCTGCATCGCTGGCCACGGCTAGCTGAGGGCCTTGTCCATCTCGGCCTGCGCCCACGCTGCCGCATCCTCGGCTGACTCGCCGGAGACGTACATCCGCTGGATGGCCTGGGCGAGGATGTTCTGGCCGGAGATGTCACCGATGCGCTCGATGTACTGGCCGTCGACGAACCCGAAGAGCGCGCCGGTCTTCGACTGGTCGAGCATCGCGTCGACGCACTCGGAGTAGGTGTCGATGATCTCGTTGGAGCGCCAGGCGGAGATCTGGGCCTCGTCCGTCGTGACGGGGAGGAACAGACCCGGCTCGGCCTCGAGGAACGGCCCGTAGTTCTCCGGCAGCATCAGCCAGCTCAGGAACGCTGCGGCGCCGTCCTGGCGAGCCTGGTCGTCGGCGAGGACCATGGCGCCGTTGGAGTAGTAGATGCTCCCGGGCTGGCCGCCCTCGTCCTTGACGGGGATCGGCGCGCAGCCGAGGCGGTCGGGCGCGAGGCCGGACTCGGCCTCCCACGGCGCGAGGTACTGGCCCTTCTCGACGGCCATCGCGGCCGCGCCGCTGTTGAACGCCGCCTGCGGCTCGCCCCAGGCGAAGCTGGCGGAGTCCTTGGGCGAGAACGCGAGCAGGTCCTTGTAGAGCTGGAGCGCCGCGACGGTCTCCGGGGTGTCGAAGTCCACCTCGCCGTCCTCGGTGAACCAGTTCCCCGCGCCGCCCGTGACCATGAAGCTGTACAGCACCTGGTCGGACGCGAGGTTCTTGCCGGCCGGCAGCGCGATGCCGCTCTGCCCGTCCTGCGTCAGCCTCTCGGCGGCCGCCCGCAGCTCGTCCCACGTCGTCGGCGCCTCGAGGCCGGCGGCCTCGAAGCTGTCGCGGTTGTACCAGAGCATCTGCACCATGCCGTAGAGCGGGACGGCCCACACCTCGCCACCGTCGGTGTAGGCGGCGGTCGCCGCGTCCAGGAAGTCGTACTCGCCGTCCAGCTCCTCGACCGTGCTCGTCACGGGCTGACCGAGACCGAGGTTGCGCACGTAGGTCGCGAAGTCGGGGATCGCGAAGAGGATGTCCGGCTGGTTGCCGGCCTGCGCGGCGGCCGCGATCCCCTGGTACACCGAGTCCCACTCCTGCACCTGCGCCTGGACGGGGTACGCGGGGTCGGTGGCGTTGTACTGGTCGATCAGTGTGTTCCACGCCTCGACCCGCGTGGGGACGCTCTCCATGTGCCAGAGGATCAGCGGCTCCGTCGAGCCGGTGGCGCCGCCACCGGACTGTGCCCCGCCTCCCGGGTCCGTGCTCGCCGAGCCCGAGGGAGAACCCGAGCAGCCGGCGAGGATCAGCGATCCGGCGGCGACCGCCGCCGCGATCGGGATGATGAAGCGGTTACGCATACCTTCACCTCTCTGTGAATAGTCGGGCGCCGGCGCCACCGTGCACCGGTCGCATGACCGCGTGCTGCTCTAGAGCGGCACGCGGATTACTCTAGAGCAAAGACGGAGGTCTGGGAAGACCGACGGCTCGCCCGCGGCTCCGCGCACGACGCGGCGTACGACGAGCCAGGGATGGACCACTATGAGAGCCATGTCCACACCGAAGTACGTGACGATCGCCCGCGAGCTGCGGCGCCGCTGCCAGCAGCTCGCCGCCGGCTCGCGCCTGCCGCCGGAGCGGACGCTCGCCCACGAGTTCGGCGTCAGCGTCATGACCGTGCGCCAGGCGCTGGGTCAGCTCGTCGACGACGGCTGGGTGAACCGGACGGCCGGGCGCGGGACGTTCGTCACCCGCCCGACGGTGTCGATGGGACCGACGCTCACGTCGTTCACCGTCGACATGCGCCGGCGCGGGCTCGAGCCGTCCTCGACCGTGCTGCGGGTCGAGCGCGTCGTGCCCGACCTCGAGACCGTCGCCGCGCTCGGCATCCGCCCCGGCGAGAGCACGCTGCTGGTCGAGCGCCTGCGCTGCGCCGACGGGGAGCCGATCTGCCACGAGGTCAGCCTGTTCCCGGAGCGGGTCGCGGAGCAGCTCCTCGCGGGGCGGCTCGACCAGTCGGTCCACGAGATCCTCGTGGCGTCGGGAGCCGAGCCCCGCAGCAGCGAGCGCTCGGTCCGGGCCGTCGTCGCGGGGGGGCGCGAGTGCGAGCTGCTCGAGCTGCCGCCGGGCTCGCCGGCGCTCGAGATCATCGACCTGTTCTCCGACGTCACGGGCCGCCCGGTCCAGCACGCGCGCACGCGCTACCGGTTCGACCGCTACGAGGTGCGCAGCCTCATCGAGACGAACCCCCGACCGGCCGGCGCGGCGATCTGACGCCCGTCCGCCCCGGCTCACGCCGGGCCCTGCGCCTTCGCACCGTGTCCCGTCAGCATGAGGACCACCGGGCCACCGGGGTCGACGTGCCGCTCGGTCCCGCGCCGCTCGCCCGCGCCGCCCAGGCCGAGGGCGTCGCTCGCCGCGAGGGCCGTCGCGGCCCCGGGCTCGACCCACACGCCCGAGGCGGCGAGCTCGCCGACGGCCTCGCTGATCGCGCCCTCGCCGACGGCGACCACCTCCCCGCCCGTCCTGCCGACCGCGGCGGCCGTGATGGCCGCCGCCGACTCGTAGCCGCGCAGGGGGTCGGCGATCGCGGTCGCCGACGTGGCCGACCACGAGCTCCCGCGCAGGTCGGCGAGCGACGCGCCGGCCCAGAACCGCGCGATGGGCGCCATGGCCGCCGCCTGGACTCCGACCAGCCGCGGCACCCTGGCCACGAGGCCGAGGCAGACGGCGTCCGCGAACCCCCGCTCGATCCCGCGCAGCAGCGGCCCGGCGCCGATCGGCACGACGACGACGGCGGGCTCGACGCCGAGCTGGTCGAGGAGCTCGAACGCGATCAGCCGGTACGCCTCGGCCAGGATCGGGTTGCGGTAGGTGGTCGAGACGTTGACCCAGCCGTCGCCCTCCTCCGCCGCCGCTCGCGCGTAGGCGTCCGAGTAGTCCCCCTCGACCTCGGCCACCTCGGCACCGTAGGCGGCGCAGGCCGCCAGCTTGCGCCCGGCGTGCGAGGCGGAGCCGACGACCACCCGGCAGCGCAGCCCCGCCGCGGCGGCGTAGGCCGCGGCGGAGACGGCGGCGTTCCCCGTCGACGCGACGACGAGGCCGCGCGCCCCGAGCCGGACCGCGAGCGCCGCGCCGAGCGACATCGCCCGGTCCTTGAACGACAGCGTCGGGTTGAGCGACTCGAGCTTGGCCAGGACGCCGGGGCGCCCCGCGACCGGGACCAGCGGTGTGTCACCCTGCCCGAGGTCGACGCACTCGCCGACGTCGACCAGGAGGTCGGCCCGGCCGCGCGAGACGGGCGGCTCCGGGGCGGCGAGCAGCGTCCCGGCGCAGTCCGGGCACTCGTAGGCGACGTCGTCGGTCGCCCGGTCGCACTCGACGCAGACCAGACGCCACGGACGCGCCGTCCTCACCATGCCGCTCTCCCTCGCCGTCGCGGGAGCTTCCTTGTGGAAGCGGATTCCAAAAGCTAGCATGACGCACGGTCGCCCGGTTGTCACCTGTCAGCCGAGGCCCTCTCATCCGACTCTCACCGTGGAGGTCGTCGTGGACGTGCTCGAGCTCACCCGAGCGCTGGTCGAGATCGACTCGCAGAATCCCGGGGCCCTCGAGCCCGAGATCGCGCGCTTCGTCCACGACTGGGCCACCCGGCGCGGCTACGCGACGACGGTGCTGGAGCCCGTGGCCGGACGCCCGAACGTCCTCGTCACGCTCGACCTCGGCGGCGAGCGCCACCTCGGTCTGTCCGGTCACCTCGACACCAAGCCGATCGGCGACGCCCTCGCCCAGTGGCGCACGCCGCCGCTCGAGCTCACCGTCGACGGCGACGACGCCTACGGTCTCGGTGTCACGGACATGAAGGGCGGTGTCGCGGCCATGATGGTCGCGCTCGACCGCCTCGCGACCGGGCCGGCCACGGCCACCGGACGCGTCACGCTGCTCCTGAGCGCCGACGAGGAGCAGGGGTCCGACGCCGGGGCCAAGGCGCTCGTGGAGGCGGGTCTGCTCCCGCCGCTCGACGCCGTCGTGATCGGCGAGCCCAGCGGGATCACCCGGGCGTGGGAGGGCATCCACCTGGTCTCCCGCGGGCTGTGCTGCTTCGACGTCGAGATCACGACGACGCAGGGCCACTCCGGCCTCTCCCCCATCCTCGGCCGCAACGCGACCCTCGTCGCCGCCGACCTGCTCCACGCGTTCGAGGAGTTCCGCCCCACCGTCACCACGCCCGGCGAGGTGGCCTGCGCGCCGACCGTGAACCCGGGCATCTTCGCGCGCTCGGGGGTGAGCTGGGGCGTCTGGCCCGGGTGGTGCAGCATCGGGATCGAGATCCGCCTCGTGCCGGGGATGGACCAGCGCGTCCTGCACGCCGAGGTGGCCGCCCTGGTCGAGGAGGTCGTCGGCGACCGCGCCCACGCGGACATCCGCTACAAGGACTCGGCCCAGGGGTGGATCGACGCGGTCGAGCTGTCCCCGGGCGCGGCGGTCGCCCGGGCCGCGCGCGTCGCGACCGCCGAGGTGCTCGGCGCCCCCGCGCCGTTCACGGCGTTCCCCGGGGCGACCGACGCGACGTCGTTCCTCGGCACCGGCGGCATCCCGACCATCGCGAGCCTCGGCCCGGGCTGGATCAGCTCCGCGCACGGGGCGAACGAGCGCGTCGGGGTCGGCCAGCTCGACGAGGCGGTGGCGATCTACGACGCCCTCGCCCGGCACTACCTGGCGGGGGCCGAGGCGTGAGCGCCGTCGAGGTCGCGCCCGACATCTGGCTGGTCGGGAGCTGCGACCCCGGGTCGCCGGCGTTCACCGACCGCCACGACTGCGCCCAGTACCTGCTGTGGCGGGACGGGGAGGGCTGGCTGGTCGACGCGGGCACGGGACTCGGCTCCGACCGGTGGCTCGGCAACGTCGCCGAGGTGGCGGACCCCGCGGGGCTCTCGGGACTGGTGGTGACGCACTACCACGCCGACCACGCCGGGGGCGCGGCCGCGGCGCTGGACCGGGGTCTGCGCGTGCTCGCCAGCCCCGTCACCGGCGCGGCGCTCCGCGTGGGTGACGACGAGGCGACCAGCCTCGCCCGGGCTCGCACCGCCGGGGTCTACCCCCCGGATCTCGCGCTCGCCCCGGCCCCGACGGTCGAGCCGGCGCCCGCGACCCTCCCGCTCGCGTGGGGGACGCTCGAGGTGCTCGACACCCCCGGTCACTGCGACGGCCACGTCGCCGTGCTGCTCACGCGGGAGGGTCGCTCGTCGCTGCTGGCCGGCGACGTCGTCTTCGCCGGCGGGCGCATCGCGATCCAGGCGATCGCCGACTGCCGGCCGCTCGCCTACGCGGAGACGGTCGCCCACCTCGCCAGCCGGGACGTCGACGACCTGCTCCCCGGCCACGGGGCGGTCGTGCTCGGCGGGGCCGGCGCCGACCTCCGGCGCGCGGCCGCGTCGTTCGCCGCGCTCCTGCCGCCGCCCAACCACCTGCCGGCACCCGGGTACGGCCTGTGACGGCCGCGCCTCGACCCCGTCCCGCCGGCGCCGCGCGCGGCGCCGGAGCAGCCCGCCACCGTGCCACCATGTCGTCGACGACGGCCAACCAGACCAGAGGAGTCGATGCGTGAACCAGCCGACCGACGGCCCCGGACGACGGAGCGGACCCGACGGCCTGCGCGCCGTCGACCGGACGATCCGCATCCTGCTCGCGCTCGCCGCCTCGCCGACGGGGACGAGTCTCACCGACCTCGCGCGAGGGACGGACATCTCCGCCCCGACGGCGCACCGGCTGCTCGGCGCGCTGCGGCGTCACCGCCTCACGCGCGAGACCGTCGACGGCAGGCACGCGCTCGGTCCCGCCACCCTGGTGCTCGCGCGGGGGTTCCTCGGCGGCCTCGACTTCCGCGTCGAGGCCCTCCCGGTCCTCTCGGAGCTGCGCGACGCGACCGGCGAGGCGTGCCACCTCGGGACGCTCGCCGCGCCGCACATCGTGTACGTCGACAAGCTGGGCTCGACGCACCCCGTCCAGGTCATGACGCGGATCGGCGGGACGGCTCCGGC includes:
- a CDS encoding IclR family transcriptional regulator, encoding MNQPTDGPGRRSGPDGLRAVDRTIRILLALAASPTGTSLTDLARGTDISAPTAHRLLGALRRHRLTRETVDGRHALGPATLVLARGFLGGLDFRVEALPVLSELRDATGEACHLGTLAAPHIVYVDKLGSTHPVQVMTRIGGTAPALTTALGRALLANSPAEVVRQVVTASEAQLGPLPAWDPEELDRTRERGYSIDDGESAPGIVALGAPIFDSEGAAIAAIDVAVPAVRFDRERREELGGLVRASADRVSSALGHPANGPDLPTDDRSDG
- a CDS encoding ABC transporter substrate-binding protein produces the protein MRNRFIIPIAAAVAAGSLILAGCSGSPSGSASTDPGGGAQSGGGATGSTEPLILWHMESVPTRVEAWNTLIDQYNATDPAYPVQAQVQEWDSVYQGIAAAAQAGNQPDILFAIPDFATYVRNLGLGQPVTSTVEELDGEYDFLDAATAAYTDGGEVWAVPLYGMVQMLWYNRDSFEAAGLEAPTTWDELRAAAERLTQDGQSGIALPAGKNLASDQVLYSFMVTGGAGNWFTEDGEVDFDTPETVAALQLYKDLLAFSPKDSASFAWGEPQAAFNSGAAAMAVEKGQYLAPWEAESGLAPDRLGCAPIPVKDEGGQPGSIYYSNGAMVLADDQARQDGAAAFLSWLMLPENYGPFLEAEPGLFLPVTTDEAQISAWRSNEIIDTYSECVDAMLDQSKTGALFGFVDGQYIERIGDISGQNILAQAIQRMYVSGESAEDAAAWAQAEMDKALS
- a CDS encoding MBL fold metallo-hydrolase, encoding MSAVEVAPDIWLVGSCDPGSPAFTDRHDCAQYLLWRDGEGWLVDAGTGLGSDRWLGNVAEVADPAGLSGLVVTHYHADHAGGAAAALDRGLRVLASPVTGAALRVGDDEATSLARARTAGVYPPDLALAPAPTVEPAPATLPLAWGTLEVLDTPGHCDGHVAVLLTREGRSSLLAGDVVFAGGRIAIQAIADCRPLAYAETVAHLASRDVDDLLPGHGAVVLGGAGADLRRAAASFAALLPPPNHLPAPGYGL
- a CDS encoding GntR family transcriptional regulator, producing the protein MSTPKYVTIARELRRRCQQLAAGSRLPPERTLAHEFGVSVMTVRQALGQLVDDGWVNRTAGRGTFVTRPTVSMGPTLTSFTVDMRRRGLEPSSTVLRVERVVPDLETVAALGIRPGESTLLVERLRCADGEPICHEVSLFPERVAEQLLAGRLDQSVHEILVASGAEPRSSERSVRAVVAGGRECELLELPPGSPALEIIDLFSDVTGRPVQHARTRYRFDRYEVRSLIETNPRPAGAAI
- a CDS encoding carbohydrate ABC transporter permease; its protein translation is MSALTTPGRAVRAIPRVVVMALLTLVVLGPIYWITVSSFKPRSELISTSPTLLPREWTLENFERLFATTKYPLFLSNSFVVAIGTTVVTLVVSIAAAYGLDRLRVPGAGKISGVVLLSYMIPGTLLIVPLYVTLAQLGLIDSHAGLVLVNVAFTAPFCTWLLRGFILAIPIEIDEAAALDGAGPLRTMFQIVLPLLLPGVATVAVYSFVFSWTEFVFASQFIMSDGLDTLPVGLKAIIGQYTVDWGLVTSATLFTLLPTVLLFLAVGRFFVGGLIAGATK
- a CDS encoding threonine synthase, whose amino-acid sequence is MVRTARPWRLVCVECDRATDDVAYECPDCAGTLLAAPEPPVSRGRADLLVDVGECVDLGQGDTPLVPVAGRPGVLAKLESLNPTLSFKDRAMSLGAALAVRLGARGLVVASTGNAAVSAAAYAAAAGLRCRVVVGSASHAGRKLAACAAYGAEVAEVEGDYSDAYARAAAEEGDGWVNVSTTYRNPILAEAYRLIAFELLDQLGVEPAVVVVPIGAGPLLRGIERGFADAVCLGLVARVPRLVGVQAAAMAPIARFWAGASLADLRGSSWSATSATAIADPLRGYESAAAITAAAVGRTGGEVVAVGEGAISEAVGELAASGVWVEPGAATALAASDALGLGGAGERRGTERHVDPGGPVVLMLTGHGAKAQGPA
- a CDS encoding carbohydrate ABC transporter permease; the encoded protein is MALGYALVAPIVVIMLVVIAYPLLNAVWTSLRDQRLIGSDSDFVAFETYAKVVGDPSFWAALRRSGLWLIGNMAVQTVLAFGAALLMQRRGWWARSARVWVMLPWVVPTVAVTIIWQWMLNSSYGVVYKAFEAVGIDLGSPFGNPVWALPVIILVNSWHWFPLTAVVVYGALATVPGEVIEAATIDGANAWQTFWAVTFPLLQPVLFAVALVGSLWSFNILDTIFLITEGGPADATTTLPVYVYNTAFSAFRASEAAAASVLTVIVLGIAALLFVRFARPKEL
- a CDS encoding M20 family metallopeptidase, which gives rise to MEVVVDVLELTRALVEIDSQNPGALEPEIARFVHDWATRRGYATTVLEPVAGRPNVLVTLDLGGERHLGLSGHLDTKPIGDALAQWRTPPLELTVDGDDAYGLGVTDMKGGVAAMMVALDRLATGPATATGRVTLLLSADEEQGSDAGAKALVEAGLLPPLDAVVIGEPSGITRAWEGIHLVSRGLCCFDVEITTTQGHSGLSPILGRNATLVAADLLHAFEEFRPTVTTPGEVACAPTVNPGIFARSGVSWGVWPGWCSIGIEIRLVPGMDQRVLHAEVAALVEEVVGDRAHADIRYKDSAQGWIDAVELSPGAAVARAARVATAEVLGAPAPFTAFPGATDATSFLGTGGIPTIASLGPGWISSAHGANERVGVGQLDEAVAIYDALARHYLAGAEA